Proteins encoded within one genomic window of Augochlora pura isolate Apur16 chromosome 11, APUR_v2.2.1, whole genome shotgun sequence:
- the LOC144477182 gene encoding uncharacterized protein LOC144477182, whose translation MSRVPVRLLVVLLVCLLETRAETVSGGSNPPRELNNSSLNVVPSNDGRGEAASNNKEDYSIRVRSPEDNDPAESSETIVYNRFANPPEDEDSGSSEEEPEEGSEEPEAHTVPYSEHETLRRVPTKPKYSAPGQWAKPKKEKNISEEDVPSRLYAQVRRTHTVRRLPRKKAFENAESEEERANAARLRQVVRNTKVNTVYTEEGYEDSAYDHAGHVRDADFDEGYARKSREQLAKKKTAGDRRKVSPKSERYKKIDPEEFKDYDEDYRDYGNARGRSKMDEEENQWTKSEYPKMIAEKGARELQEDVERVAEEMERGSEMNKLADENASSRLKTVTASPEEDNYNLKRSRGRNRNQQDVHQENYPTSRTLSDENMVSTEYGVPETTTMANIIDVSSMGPMESYRYDVEGNPPNEVVDIQRGNETPTTMSYSQLLWDYFRTKQEQTTPAPFMVESATMSPNFLLPSSDIEDAFAPFSAYAEQLSTPFPISEPSNQSPQKLVEAAQNHLPILEDVKWQANNIQQPLKPDQEQYPGAGLANDLIVDSISSLDSTEANLAEVLKGPVTFRKPRYKITVRQKPVESFETDVTNDDTEATTATSITVDPKYVKMLMHLRNEESRKLQSSPPGNSFHFQRAEGAMRPTSQKEDSYQSWSPQGPYGRTPTLRAQSLIPHSLRAASLGPPSLRLSSLGHPSLRSLSSGPPSLIPSSIGSPSLGPPSLGPHSARSPPIGYPSRGPPPPGPPSSRPPSFGPPSLRSRQRASPSSSLLPPEHSRTYKEAGDYVYGGTKRARNVPRPGFRLEATSRLRAKRRERRSADETIDVVAKRSASTAVANRGEIEQSARGLAAEERNPLRKVTRSVEVGLVPDAILGERSGDPGKGSRASTPGGSQRTGESVSFAAEEAGEVTSELDGAEDDGEVGVGGGSVARNGDRKKLETRPEARAVKKGIAQARGKKKFGLEAGETEMTKDKKIESEEPGGKVEAGDTLRRKRSHSGLGPYYPKEATVSHSNSPHLASTAGTTPKTLVEENKDGIEVLDHESLLEQSPKITDDEISKEIEARFNDEDQKDIEDENEDNEDRKVEVEVPDLPDFDYVEEATEEEKADFGATTEASLDKAKYPFYEDEKLPSPSALKYATDPRRVPGKTFGRMNFYKSRDLYKHCDEVEPNLDVLPKEEEPVADKDVNQSPQRLKGLGDKLDCFKAKYFDEDPFDNPLFLEKEVEDPLPPLEMKSKQFASRIMLFPKEDEQNIVQKSTKKTEDNHQNHKTQKTQQTQQAQHSLTQRRQRKPDTTARAPKSRRVRIKSYPRQVKVTRPRLIRIKSSNVRYVKPRRPQKVIRRPVASASELSSSYTPYQNQVYEDVMGTIKNMANSYQVEEITTDPSSKEDATTEISEESTNKSSNSVKSTKKEKDRKSSNSDERSSNASSSGSPPPRYFNRHRMSYKTTRVPQKGKPRVQLLQLTPNGLRPVSHLQRIVRYKRAAMDALKGPSDRSDESSSTEVSSKEAASSEESKEVQEGQRPKTKLNLKISDPVAHNWTSSSRGLDPKGKSKAPKTVPSNEKLSKVVYTIRDRIRFSKPKEESTRFGKFTNETEMVEDRRRREPRYNYIKRKKPASSTTESSPTSTERVTTARNDEVNVQESTKENRNIQRFLDEASVANPPGESIHQIDTTTEGSLIKTAYAVHENLSEEQTHQPGAKETTEPTGSTESTEPRGSTGSTETPEISRLKTYLDTPSYDFSSEELKKSLFSKSNESSPLNFTDSNEYTKPSPFDDESSEKAETNANPRPDKGSSEETASKSSDSEGKSFFKYWSRPSSPAESYEDEKYTQIGPRVNKPEFFHPPFSFLRSKKTSLKSSSEEDSGETEESGEKEEYVFPWQGDKVYEKRRRKRNRYYDKPIGEYEYPWDRRERLTSEKKRRKMDKRRRLLPDEDEDYDESHGMKYRRNVYPRGKVRYWGRDDSSEEGRSDNIESSSETRPVKKYSSRYSSKKLPARNNTQSKRVQEISRAIKEALEGGSEETPKALSSEETTLLRRNSNHSTNIDSEETTSEPRNHTNPDFIGAKRNESSNGSLRNSLDNVESRLAVKKVSEALLPRKEATQSSRKRRKPVKSLSDVETTAKSTGNRGRRRQKPVNSSTISTTPIPKLARRRPLKLVDDVEDAGLKVTNKLGDDTSRVENSTVENGRVINVDDAMKRRVEEGARENTKGLMKEEINKSTKGQPKAETKESINGQTKEAKDKLSELKNDQEKTIKAESESIDDGNKFGHDIGDHDNYEGKKLLEDDGKFDFMDDRIEALSGFVISDDVPGDNDDFRFDGIIKSDAAIPQNRAAQLSTQESREIITTKSWVSQNYNF comes from the exons ATGAGTCGAGTACCAGTTCGGTTGTTGGTCGTTCTGCTAGTGTGTCTTCTCGAAACCCGCGCGGAGACAGTGTCAGGAGGCTCGAATCCTCCCAGAGAGCTGAACAATAGTTCCCTGAACGTAGTTCCATCGAACGATGGACGTGGCGAAGCAGCCAGCAACAATAAAGAAGACTACTCTATCAGAGTAAGGTCACCAGAAGACAATGACCCAGCTGAGTCCTCCGAGACCATCGTCTACAACAGGTTCGCGAACCCGCCGGAGGATGAGGACAGCGGATCATCTGAGGAGGAGCCCGAGGAAGGTTCAGAGGAGCCTGAAGCGCACACAGTGCCCTATTCAGAGCACGAGACGCTGAGAAGAGTGCCAACCAAGCCAAAGTACTCTGCGCCAGGGCAATGGGCTAAAccgaagaaagaaaagaacatCTCGGAAGAGGATGTTCCTTCCAGGTTGTACGCCCAGGTGCGTCGAACGCACACGGTGCGGCGTCTGCCACGGAAAAAGGCGTTCGAGAACGCCGAGAGCGAAGAAGAGAGAGCGAACGCTGCGAGGCTGAGGCAGGTGGTACGGAACACGAAGGTGAACACCGTGTACACCGAAGAGGGCTACGAGGACTCCGCTTATGACCATGCTGGACACGTCAGGGACGCAGACTTCGACGAAGGCTACGCCAGGAAGAGCCGCGAGCAGTTAGCCAAGAAGAAGACGGCTGGAGACCGCAGGAAGGTGTCACCAAAGAGCGAGAGGTACAAGAAGATAGACCCCGAGGAGTTCAAAGACTATGACGAGGACTATAGAGACTATGGAAACGCCAGAGGTCGTAGTAAAATGGATGAAGAAGAGAACCAATGGACAAAGAGCGAGTACCCTAAGATGATCGCCGAGAAGGGAGCAAGGGAGCTGCAAGAAGATGTAGAAAGGGTAGCTgaagagatggagagaggaTCAGAGATGAACAAGCTGGCAGATGAGAATGCCTCCAGCAGGCTCAAAACTGTGACTGCGTCGCCTGAGGAGGACAACTACAATCTGAAGAGGAGCAGAGGCAGGAATAGAAATCAACAGGACGTTCATCAGGAGAATTACCCCACTTCCAGGACTTTGAGTGACGAAAACATGGTCTCAACGGAGTATGGGGTCCCAGAGACGACGACTATGGCGAATATCATCGACGTTTCATCGATGGGACCTATGGAGTCCTATAGGTACGACGTGGAAGGCAATCCTCCAAATGAAGTCGTCGACATTCAAAGAGGCAACGAGACACCAACAACGATGAGCTACAGCCAGCTCCTCTGGGACTACTTCAGGACGAAGCAGGAGCAAACCACACCAGCTCCGTTCATGGTGGAGTCGGCCACCATGAGTCCCAATTTTCTGCTACCCTCTTCAGACATAGAAGACGCCTTCGCCCCCTTCTCTGCCTATGCGGAACAGTTATCAACACCGTTCCCCATCTCAGAGCCGTCGAACCAGAGCCCTCAGAAGCTGGTCGAGGCAGCCCAAAATCACCTTCCAATCCTAGAAGACGTCAAATGGCAAGCAAACAACATCCAACAACCCCTTAAACCAGACCAAGAGCAGTACCCAGGAGCAGGTCTGGCCAACGACCTCATCGTAGACTCCATCAGCAGCCTGGACAGCACTGAAGCAAACCTCGCGGAGGTTCTCAAGGGTCCAGTGACCTTTCGCAAACCTAGGTACAAGATCACAGTGCGGCAGAAGCCGGTTGAGTCCTTCGAAACTGATGTCACGAATGATGATACTGAAGCTACCACTGCGACGAGCATCACGGTAGATCCCAAGTACGTGAAAATGCTGATGCATTTGAGAAACGAAGAGAGCAGGAAGCTTCAATCCAGTCCCCCAGGGAACAGTTTCCATTTCCAAAGGGCTGAGGGTGCAATGAGGCCTACGTCGCAGAAGGAGGATAGCTACCAGAGTTGGAGTCCTCAGGGTCCTTATGGGAGGACTCCTACACTTAGGGCACAGTCTCTGATACCCCATTCCTTGAGGGCGGCTTCATTAGGTCCTCCTTCGTTAAGGTTATCCTCATTGGGGCACCCTTCGTTGAGGTCTCTTTCGTCAGGGCCTCCTTCACTAATTCCGTCTTCCATAGGGTCACCTTCTCTAGGTCCACCTTCGTTAGGTCCACATTCAGCGAGGTCGCCTCCCATAGGATACCCTTCCAGAGGGCCACCTCCGCCAGGACCCCCTTCGTCGAGGCCACCCTCTTTCGGACCACCCTCCCTGCGTTCTCGTCAAAGGGCCAGTCCGTCCAGCAGCCTCTTGCCCCCAGAACACAGCAGAACCTACAAAGAAGCAGGCGATTACGTCTACGGCGGAACGAAGCGGGCCAGGAACGTTCCCAGGCCCGGGTTCCGACTGGAGGCTACTAGCAGGCTGCGGGCAAAAAGGCGAGAGAGAAGAAGCGCTGATGAAACTATCGACGTCGTCGCAAAACGTTCGGCAAGCACCGCCGTGGCGAATCGGGGTGAAATAGAACAGTCAGCGAGAGGCCTGGCAGCCGAGGAGAGAAATCCGTTACGGAAAGTGACACGCAGCGTGGAAGTGGGGCTCGTGCCGGATGCTATCCTCGGCGAGAGATCCGGCGACCCAGGAAAGGGATCGCGTGCATCGACGCCTGGAGGGAGTCAGCGGACCGGGGAAAGCGTTTCCTTCGCGGCGGAGGAGGCCGGGGAGGTGACGAGTGAATTAGACGGTGCGGAGGACGATGGGGAGGTGGGAGTCGGGGGAGGATCAGTGGCGCGGAACGGTGATCGAAAGAAGTTGGAAACGAGACCCGAGGCGAGAGCTGTGAAGAAAGGCATCGCGCAGGCacgcgggaaaaaaaaatttgggTTGGAAGCCGGCGAAACAGAAATGACGAAGGACAAGAAAATCGAAAGCGAGGAGCCGGGGGGAAAAGTGGAGGCTGGAGATACGCTTAGACGGAAGAGAAGTCACTCTGGGCTGGGTCCATATTACCCCAAAGAAGCAACTGTCTCTCATAGCAACTCCCCGCATCTTGCATCTACAGCAGGAACAACTCCTAAAACCCTTGTAGAAGAGAACAAGGATGGTATAGAAGTGTTAGACCATGAGAGCCTGTTAGAGCAATCGCCGAAGATAACAGACGACGAGATCAGCAAGGAAATCGAGGCTCGATTCAACGATGAAGATCAGAAGGACATCGAGGATGAAAACGAGGATAACGAAGACAGGAAAGTGGAGGTGGAGGTGCCAGACCTCCCAGACTTCGACTACGTGGAAGAAGCAACCGAGGAAGAGAAAGCTGACTTCGGCGCTACCACCGAAGCCAGTCTAGACAAAGCCAAGTACCCCTTCTACGAGGACGAGAAACTGCCGAGCCCTTCAGCCCTGAAGTACGCGACGGATCCACGGAGGGTGCCAGGCAAGACATTCGGGCGAATGAACTTCTACAAATCTCGGGACCTTTACAAGCACTGCGACGAGGTTGAGCCTAATTTGGACGTCTTGCCGAAGGAAGAGGAACCTGTGGCTGACAAGGACGTGAACCAGAGTCCTCAGCGTTTGAAAGGCCTGGGGGACAAGCTGGATTGCTTCAAGGCGAAGTACTTCGACGAGGATCCGTTCGACAATCCCCTATTCCTGGAGAAGGAGGTGGAGGACCCGCTGCCACCTTTGGAGATGAAGTCGAAGCAGTTCGCCTCTAGGATAATGCTGTTCCCTAAAGAGGATGAGCAGAATATTGTTCAGAAGTCGACTAAAAAGACAGAGGACAACCACCAGAACCACAAGACACAGAAGACTCAGCAGACTCAGCAGGCTCAACACTCACTGACTCAGCGCAGGCAGCGAAAGCCAGACACCACAGCCAGAGCACCCAAGTCTCGTCGCGTCCGCATCAAGAGCTACCCTAGACAGGTGAAAGTGACCAGGCCCCGACTGATCAGGATAAAGAGCAGCAATGTGAGATACGTGAAGCCTCGCAGGCCTCAGAAGGTCATCCGACGGCCTGTCGCGTCTGCCAGCGAGCTGTCCTCGTCTTACACACCCTACCAGAACCAGGTGTACGAGGACGTCATGGGGACCATCAAGAACATGGCGAACTCGTACCAGGTGGAGGAGATCACCACGGACCCCTCATCCAAGGAGGATGCTACCACGGAGATCAGCGAAGAGAGCACCAACAAGTCCTCTAACTCGGTGAAGAGTacaaagaaagagaaggacAGGAAGTCTTCCAACAGCGACGAGCGATCTAGCAATGCTAGTAGCAGTGGGAGTCCCCCACCCAGGTACTTCAACAGACACAGGATGAGCTACAAGACGACCAGGGTGCCACAGAAGGGAAAGCCCAGGGTGCAGCTGTTACAGTTGACGCCGAACGGGTTGAGGCCTGTCAGTCATCTCCAGAGGATCGTCAGGTACAAGAGGGCTGCGATGGACGCCCTCAAGGGCCCTAGTGATAGATCTGACGAGTCTTCTTCTACTGAAGTCAGTAGCAAGGAAGCAGCGTCGAGTGAGGAAAGTAAAGAAGTACAAGAAGGTCAGAGGCCGAAGAcaaagttaaatttaaaaatttccgaTCCAGTTGCTCACAACTGGACCTCATCCTCGAGGGGACTTGACCCAAAAGGGAAATCCAAAGCTCCCAAGACTGTCCCCTCCAATGAGAAGCTCTCAAAGGTGGTCTATACCATCAGAGATAGAATCAGGTTCTCCAAGCCGAAGGAGGAGTCGACTAGATTCGGCAAATTCACGAACGAGACCGAAATGGTGGAAGATCGGCGCAGGAGGGAGCCCAGGTACAACTACATCAAGCGGAAGAAGCCAGCTTCTAGCACCACGGAGTCCTCTCCAACTTCCACGGAGCGAGTGACGACGGCTAGGAACGACGAGGTCAACGTCCAAGAGTCGACCaaggaaaacagaaatatccAGCGCTTCTTGGATGAGGCGTCAGTTGCAAATCCACCTGGGGAATCAATTCATCAGATAGATACGACGACGGAGGGGAGTCTGATCAAGACGGCCTATGCTGTTCATGAGAACCTGAGTGAGGAGCAAACGCATCAGCCAGGAGCTAAAGAGACAACAGAGCCAACAGGTTCCACAGAGTCAACAGAACCAAGAGGGTCGACAGGGTCAACAGAGACCCCAGAGATCTCCAGGCTAAAGACCTACCTGGACACCCCGAGCTACGACTTCTCCTCAGAGGAGCTGAAGAAGTCTCTCTTCTCTAAATCCAACGAAAGCTCCCCCCTCAACTTCACCGACTCCAACGAATACACAAAGCCTTCTCCATTCGACGACGAGTCTTCCGAAAAGGCGGAGACCAACGCAAACCCAAGACCAGACAAGGGATCCTCCGAAGAGACCGCTTCCAAGAGCAGCGACTCCGAGGGCAAGTCGTTCTTCAAGTACTGGTCTCGGCCTTCCTCGCCAGCGGAGAGTTACGAGGACGAGAAATACACGCAGATAGGCCCCAGAGTGAACAAACCAGAGTTCTTCCAtcctcctttctcttttttacgCTCCAAAAAGACGTCGTTGAAGAGCAGCTCCGAGGAGGACTCTGGAGAGACCGAGGAGTCTGGGGAGAAAGAAGAGTACGTCTTCCCGTGGCAGGGGGACAAGGTGTATGAGAAGAGAAGACGCAAGCGAAACAGGTACTATGACAAGCCGATAGGGGAGTACGAGTACCCTTGGGACAGGAGGGAGCGTTTGACCAGtgagaagaagaggaggaagatgGATAAGAGGAGACGGCTATTGCCAGATGAAGATGAGGATTATGACGAAAGTCATGGGATGAAGTATCGGAGGAACGTGTACCCTAGGGGCAAGGTGAGGTACTGGGGGCGCGATGACTCTTCTGAGGAGGGCAG GTCTGATAACATAGAGAGCAGCAGCGAGACTAGGCCAGTGAAGAAGTACAGCAGCAGGTACAGTTCCAAGAAGCTACCAGCTCGCAACAATACCCAGTCCAAAAGGGTACAAGAGATCAGCAGGGCCATTAAGGAGGCTTTAGAAGGAGGCTCTGAAGAAACCCCCAAGGCACTTAGCTCCGAGGAAACTACACTTCTTCGTCGTAACAGCAATCATTCCACTAACATAGACTCTGAAGAAACAACGTCAGAGCCAAGGAATCATACTAACCCTGATTTTATTGGAGCGAAGAGGAACGAAAGCTCTAACGGGTCCCTGAGGAATTCTTTAGATAACGTGGAGTCACGTCTGGCGGTGAAAAAGGTGAGCGAGGCTCTTCTTCCGCGGAAGGAGGCTACGCAGTCGAGCAGAAAGAGGCGCAAGCCTGTGAAGAGTCTCTCCGATGTAGAAACCACGGCAAAAAGCACTGGGAATCGAGGCCGGAGGAGGCAGAAGCCGGTGAACAGTTCTACGATTAGCACCACGCCAATACCTAAATTGGCGAGGAGGAGGCCTTTGAAATTGGTGGATGATGTGGAGGATGCTGGGTTGAAGGTTACAAATAAATTGGGTGATGATACCTCTAGGGTAGAAAATTCTACGGTAGAAAATGGTAGGGTGATCAATGTAGATGATGCGATGAAGAGAAGGGTGGAAGAAGGGGCAAGGGAAAATACCAAAGGGCTAATGAAAGAggagataaataaaagtacCAAAGGGCAGCCGAAAGCTGAGACAAAGGAAAGTATTAATGGACAGACCAAAGAAGCAAAAGATAAATTGAGTGAGCTAAAAAATGATCAAGAGAAGACTATAAAAGCTGAAAGTGAGTCTATCGATGATGGAAATAAATTCGGTCATGATATAGGAGACCATGATAATTATGAGGGAAAGAAGTTACTCGAGGATGACGGGAAGTTCGACTTCATGGACGACAGGATAGAGGCTCTGAGCGGATTTGTTATATCCGACGACGTCCCCGGTGATAACGACGACTTTCGATTCGACGGTATCATTAAATCCGATGCGGCTATACCCCAAAATAGAGCCGCTCAACTGTCCACTCAAGAATCAAGAGAGATCATTACGACCAAGTCTTGGGTATCgcagaattataatttctaa
- the Nt1 gene encoding neurotrophin 1, protein MAEQAVVLLSSIAVSAEEDLKEDADLKNRKEDNATTVSSVKVSNDQLRNKTTKISVRSSTSNETRQGSGRGLALPLSSEIGKVIAEDATGDEEVPEELPEAQELKIIRPNLRKRPVYRPPPPRRPSSPTNRRNVYTDLTRTPLIRPPRRPDSRRDPTEKECTFFTKTVCLEATDYPHEAITRSLRSNKDMVAALLTDYKAQDFDDSGESISAPSSYENKYDGRYEHRYESNEIRRRSDTSSSFENVEEGFTCPSTIKYARPQLARAASGIWKYIINTGEHTQTLRLEKCSTTQSSCSFISENYRSSCVQVYNYHRLLTWDNKLGLHMDIFKVPSCCSCHVHGYADLFPPHQKDPPPKLKESFPGSDFITNSEQKDDYEDISKLNYLNKFASSFDTSLGASNKKPVETAPSRTSISLPVRPRPKKPSSSSSRPFDNKLPQQHAPNTRAPGYTGPLSKGPRPSRPNRPPYRRESTLHAEESNTEPASNSSIGNRFSQPYDLEVDASSRLQNGGFDDEYQEPQRRVNYNYHPIIDFFRPEASMLQSAESKSVPVTDDPNSWKPVIAS, encoded by the exons ATGGCTGAGCAA GCGGTTGTGCTACTGTCCTCGATTGCTGTCAGCGCTGAGGAGGATCTAAAGGAAGACGCGGACCTCAAAAACCGTAAGGAAGACAACGCGACGACCGTTTCTTCGGTCAAGGTTTCCAATGATCAACTTAGGAACAAGACGACGAAGATTTCG GTGCGATCCTCCACGAGCAACGAGACCCGCCAAGGCTCAGGCAGAGGACTGGCGCTGCCTCTCAGTTCAGAAATCGGAAAGGTGATCGCGGAGGATGCGACAGGCGACGAAGAGGTGCCGGAAGAATTGCCCGAG GCGCAGGAACTGAAGATCATCAGGCCCAATTTACGAAAGCGACCAGTCTATCGTCCTCCACCGCCGCGAAGACCATCTTCGCCAACGAATCGGAGGAACGTCTACACAG ATCTGACGAGGACGCCGTTGATCAGACCACCTAGGCGGCCGGACTCGAGAAGAGACCCCACGGAGAAGGAGTGCACTTTCTTCACGAAGACGGTGTGCCTCGAGGCGACCGATTATCCGCA cgagGCAATTACCAGGAGCCTGAGAAGCAACAAAGATATGGTCGCAGCGTTACTGACCGATTACAAGGCTCAGGATTTCGACGATTCCGGTGAGAGCATCTCTGCTCCTTCCtcttacgaaaataaatacgatGGACGATACGAGCATCGATACGAGAGCAACGAAATTCGAAG GCGATCCGACACGAGTTCATCGTTTGAGAACGTGGAAGAGGGCTTCACCTGTCCCTCGACCATCAAATACGCTCGTCCCCAATTAGCCAGAGCCGCCAGCGGAATTTGGAAGTACATAATCAACACCGGCGAGCATACACAAACCTTACGACTGGAGAAGTGTTC GACGACGCAGTCGAGTTGCTCCTTCATCTCGGAGAATTACCGGTCGTCCTGCGTGCAGGTGTACAATTATCACAGGCTGCTCACCTGGGACAACAAGCTCGGCCTGCACATGGACATATTCAAGGTGCCGTCCTGCTGCAGCTGCCACGTGCACGGCTACGCAGATCTGTTCCCACCGCATCAGAAGGACCCGCCCCCGAAGCTGAAGGAGTCGTTCCCCGGCTCCGATTTTATCACCAACAGCGAGCAGAAGGATGACTACGAGGACATCtctaaattgaattacttGAACAAGTTCGCGTCGAGCTTCGACACGTCCCTTG GTGCGAGCAACAAAAAACCAGTGGAGACAGCGCCAAGTCGAACATCAATCTCCCTCCCAGTAAGGCCCAGACCAAAGAAGCCATCCTCTTCGAGCTCCAGGCCCTTCGACAACAAACTCCCGCAGCAACACGCCCCTAATACGAGGGCCCCTGGTTACACAGGCCCCCTCTCCAAAGGCCCTAGACCCAGCAGACCGAACCGGCCACCTTACAGACGAGAGTCGACGTTGCACGCCGAGGAAAGCAACACGGAACCGGCCAGTAACAGTTCGATTGGAAACAG GTTCAGCCAGCCGTACGATCTCGAAGTAGACGCGTCGTCGCGGCTGCAGAACGGCGGCTTCGACGACGAGTACCAGGAGCCGCAGAGGCGGGTCAATTACAATTATCATCCGATCATCGACTTCTTCAGACCGGAGGCATCGATGCTGCAATCGGCCGAGTCCAAATCGGTTCCGGTTACCGACGACCCGAACTCGTGGAAGCCGGTGATTGCGTCCTAG
- the LOC144477060 gene encoding uncharacterized protein LOC144477060: protein MLPLKTILLLTVACSLNLSTAAPDSAGIVEMVNGLAYGGIPYGSVTGMVAKYMGFSSQQINSPRPVQSSVYNDVQPVVVAQNYGAARILGPQPQPLHFYNVQGVLAPVAPTLNYIGK, encoded by the exons ATGCTACCTTTGAAG ACGATATTGCTGTTGACAGTCGCCTGCTCGCTGAACTTGTCGACTGCCGCGCCAGATAGTGCTGGGATCGTGGAAATGGTGAACGGATTGGCATATG GTGGTATTCCTTACGGAAGCGTGACGGGCATGGTGGCGAAGTACATGGGATTCTCGAGCCAGCAGATCAACAGCCCGCGGCCGGTGCAATCGAGCGTATACAACGACGTGCAGCCGGTAGTTGTCGCGCAGAACTACGGAGCCGCTCGGATACTTGGCCCGCAACCCCAGCCACTGCATTTTTACAATGTGCAGGGCGTTTTGGCACCCGTCGCTCCGACGTTGAATTATATAGGAAAATAA